The Haloarcula sp. CBA1127 genomic interval CGGATATCGGGACGCAGTCGAGCCCGGCTGACGACTAGCGTCGTCGGTGCTGCACAGCACTACATTTTTGCCCAGTCCGAGCGAGGCGTCGCCCATGCCAGGGCCGTCCTTTCTCGCGACCGACCGAACCGCCCTCCGGTCCCCGGAACGAGACGACCTCGACTGGATACAACACGTCTTTCACGACGAACAGGTCTGGGGGCTGGGGACATACGCCCGCCCGCCGACCGGCGACCAGATGGAGACCTACTACGAAGAGACCCTTTCTGACGAGGACTCGGTCCATCTACTGGTCTGTATCGATCCGACTGGGAGTCCCGGCCCAGTTGAGGACCGGACTGAGCCGGTCGGACTCGTCGCCATGACGGACCACGACACGGAGCGCGGCACAGCCGAACTGGCGTACTGGCTTGACCCGGACGCCTGGGGTCAGGGGTACGCCACTGAGGCGGCGGGCAGGCTGGTCCAGTATGGCTTCGACCAGCGGGCGCTCCGGAAATGGTCGGCAAAGATTGTGGGCGGAAACGACCGCTCCGTCGCGGTGATCGAACGACTGGGATTCACGAAAGAGGGCACGCACCGAGCGGAGTGGTATCTCGACGGCGCGTGGCGCGATATGTTGTGGTTCGGCCTGCTTCGAACAGAGCGCGACTAGGCCTTACCACACCAGATACAGCATCGCGTACACGACGATTCCCATCGAGAAGGAGATCAGCCACAGGCTTGCGGCCAGCTTTCCGGCTCGCGGGTGGTTTGTCGATGGCAGTTCCGAGACGGGGTATGTGTAAGCCAGAAGCAGGACGTAGTACACCGCCGGGATGGCGATGATGGCGAGCAAGATGTGGACGGCGAGAAACGGCAGGTAGAAGTAGGTCTCGACGACTGACGGGCCGGTGAAGTCCGTCGGCCCGACGAGCGTTATCCGGTAGAGGTACAGCACGAGAAACAGGGCGAACAGGCCAAACGAGGAGAGCATCAGTTTCCGGTGTCGAGCGATGTTTCCGCGGCGGATGGCCCGGACACCGCCGATGATTGTTCCGATAGCGAGGGCGCTGACTACGGCGTTGGCGTGGGGAATTGCCCCGAGAACGCTCGCGGGCGCAGCGGGGAGGGCCGACTGGGGAATCGCCCCGAGAACGGCCCCGAACACGAGCGCAAGCGACACGACCGTCAACAGGCCAGTGAGTGCTGGCACGCGATACCGAGCCTGAAGATCCATATCACAACTCCGGACTGAATCCAGAATACGGTTTCGAGTCGCGTACGGCGAGGCGGGGTCCTACGTGGTTTTCGCTGCCGGCCGCTCGACGTCGGTTACGTCCAGCCGGACCCGTCCCGCCGATTCGTTGGAGAGGGCGATTTCCCACCCGTGGCCCTGTGCGATTTCCCGGATCACGGCGAGGTGGAGCCCGACCCCTTCGTCACTGGAGGCGTAGTAGAGTTCAAACGGCCCCTCGTTTCCCGTCTCCAACGGAGGGCCGTTGTGTTCGAGGGCGAACCCATCGGCCGTGTCCATGACAGTTATCTTCCCGGTATCGCTCTGCTCCGTCGCGAGCCGGAAGAAATTCTTCGCGAGCTGACACAGCCGGGTGCTATCGGCCAATATCGTCTCGGTACAGTCGATTTCGATGGTCGACCCATCGGTGTTGACCGTCGCCCAGGCGTCCGCCATCACGTCGCAGAGTGTGACTGGCTCGACGGTGTACTGTCGGCCGCCCTGTCGGGCGATCTGCATGAGGTCGTCGATAAGAAACGACATACGGGTGTGGCTGCGCTGGATGGCGTCGAACTCCTCGGCGTCGTGTTCAGGGGCTAGCAGTTCGACCCGTCCCATCGCTGCCTGAAGCGGGTTCCGGAGTTCGTGTGAGATGATCTGTGCAAGCTCTCGGAGCCGCTCTTTCTGTCGTTCCAGCTCCGTCGTCCGCTGCTGGAGCGCGTCTTTCGTCTGGCTCGCGTCGATAGCCAGCGCGATATTGTGGCCGACCTCCCGGAACGTGTCCTGTTCTTCCATGTCGAAGATATCGACACGGTCGGCGTACACTCCGAGGACACCGTACGACGCCCCATCGTACACCAGTGGAACAGCGAGCACGCGGACGCAGTCCGTCTCCAGTGCGTCTGTGCCGTTCGCGACCGTTGCTGGGTCGATGTCTGCAACGACCAGTCTGTCCTCCGAGTCAGCGCGACGCAACGGCTCCGGCACGGCGATGGAAACGCGGTCTCGCTGTGAGCCCAGCGCTCGAACGACCGGCCTGTCGTGCTGACAGGTCACCGTACAGGCTTCGCTGTATCTGGACGTGCCCGCCAGCACTGCCGTGACGTCGTGTTCGATATCTATCCGTGACTGTGAGCGGACGAGCGCCTGATTGACCAGCCGGACGGCCTCGTTGAGCTGTTTTCGCTTGTTTGCCCGTTGACGGGCCGGGCTGGACGCGACGGCGGCGTCGACCTGTGCCAGAAGCCGCTGGTGGGCGTCAGCCACGGTGTTCGGAACGTATCCGAACACGTCGCGGCCGTATGCCTCACGAGCGATGTCTCCGTTCGTCACCTCAGCAAAAAGGATGACTGGAAGTTCGGGATGGCTTTCCCGCAGTCGTTCGATAAGCGTTAGCCCACCGAGGTACTGTGTTCCGTCCGGGTTCCCCACTTCGCAGTTCGTGACGACACAATCCGTGTCGTACTCGCCGAGCGCACACTCCAGTTCACGAACACCATCGAACTCGTGGACGGTGAGACCGCTGTCCCGAAGCATCGAAATCGCGGCCCTGTCCTGGCTCGGACTACGGACAAACAGGACGGTGGGCTGTGACTTCATCACCCTTCCGAGGAGACACACACATAAAGAAGTTACACCACGACCATCCCTCTTACTGACACTTCGCCCGTCTCAGCGACGGTATCGCCCAATTCAGGGGACGATTTATACTCGTGGCAGCGAATCCTCTGATGATGGCACAACCGGGGCTGGAGATTCATCAGACTCAG includes:
- a CDS encoding GNAT family N-acetyltransferase: MPGPSFLATDRTALRSPERDDLDWIQHVFHDEQVWGLGTYARPPTGDQMETYYEETLSDEDSVHLLVCIDPTGSPGPVEDRTEPVGLVAMTDHDTERGTAELAYWLDPDAWGQGYATEAAGRLVQYGFDQRALRKWSAKIVGGNDRSVAVIERLGFTKEGTHRAEWYLDGAWRDMLWFGLLRTERD
- a CDS encoding DUF420 domain-containing protein, with the protein product MDLQARYRVPALTGLLTVVSLALVFGAVLGAIPQSALPAAPASVLGAIPHANAVVSALAIGTIIGGVRAIRRGNIARHRKLMLSSFGLFALFLVLYLYRITLVGPTDFTGPSVVETYFYLPFLAVHILLAIIAIPAVYYVLLLAYTYPVSELPSTNHPRAGKLAASLWLISFSMGIVVYAMLYLVW
- a CDS encoding hybrid sensor histidine kinase/response regulator produces the protein MKSQPTVLFVRSPSQDRAAISMLRDSGLTVHEFDGVRELECALGEYDTDCVVTNCEVGNPDGTQYLGGLTLIERLRESHPELPVILFAEVTNGDIAREAYGRDVFGYVPNTVADAHQRLLAQVDAAVASSPARQRANKRKQLNEAVRLVNQALVRSQSRIDIEHDVTAVLAGTSRYSEACTVTCQHDRPVVRALGSQRDRVSIAVPEPLRRADSEDRLVVADIDPATVANGTDALETDCVRVLAVPLVYDGASYGVLGVYADRVDIFDMEEQDTFREVGHNIALAIDASQTKDALQQRTTELERQKERLRELAQIISHELRNPLQAAMGRVELLAPEHDAEEFDAIQRSHTRMSFLIDDLMQIARQGGRQYTVEPVTLCDVMADAWATVNTDGSTIEIDCTETILADSTRLCQLAKNFFRLATEQSDTGKITVMDTADGFALEHNGPPLETGNEGPFELYYASSDEGVGLHLAVIREIAQGHGWEIALSNESAGRVRLDVTDVERPAAKTT